The following proteins come from a genomic window of Pseudomonas sp. MAG733B:
- the ribF gene encoding bifunctional riboflavin kinase/FAD synthetase: MQLVRGLHNLRPQHRGCVATIGNFDGVHRGHQAILARLRERALELGVPSCVVIFEPQPREFFAPDTAPARLARLRDKLQLLAAEGVDRVLCLAFNQRLSKLSASEFVDTILVDGLGVQHLEVGDDFRFGCDRVGDFDFLQQAGVMQGFTVEAAQTVELDGIRVSSTQVRNALAAADFALAERLLGRPYRIAGRVLHGQKLARQLGTPTANIQLKRRRVPFTGVYLVSVDLDGKTWPGVANIGVRPTVQGDGKAHLEVHLLDFAGDLYDRRMTVVFHQKLREEQRFASLEALKTAINADVAAARALSHLAPIANEEP; encoded by the coding sequence ATGCAGCTGGTTCGAGGCCTCCACAATCTGCGCCCCCAGCATCGGGGCTGTGTCGCCACTATTGGCAACTTTGACGGTGTACACCGTGGCCACCAGGCTATCCTGGCGCGGCTGCGTGAGCGTGCGCTGGAGTTGGGCGTGCCCAGCTGCGTGGTGATTTTCGAGCCGCAGCCACGGGAGTTTTTCGCTCCGGACACGGCGCCGGCCCGTCTGGCCCGCCTGCGGGATAAACTGCAGCTATTGGCTGCCGAAGGCGTCGACCGGGTCTTGTGCCTGGCATTCAACCAGCGTCTGAGCAAGCTCAGCGCCAGCGAATTCGTCGATACCATTCTGGTCGACGGCCTCGGTGTGCAGCACCTTGAAGTCGGTGACGACTTCCGTTTCGGCTGTGACCGGGTAGGGGATTTCGATTTCCTGCAACAGGCCGGCGTGATGCAGGGTTTTACCGTCGAAGCGGCGCAGACCGTCGAGCTCGACGGCATTCGCGTCAGCAGCACTCAGGTACGTAATGCCTTGGCCGCCGCTGATTTCGCACTGGCCGAACGCCTGCTCGGTCGCCCGTACCGGATTGCCGGTCGCGTGCTGCACGGCCAGAAACTGGCGCGTCAGTTGGGTACACCCACTGCCAACATTCAACTCAAGCGCCGTCGCGTGCCGTTCACCGGGGTTTACCTGGTCAGCGTCGACCTCGACGGCAAGACCTGGCCGGGCGTCGCCAATATCGGCGTGCGGCCCACGGTCCAAGGGGATGGCAAAGCCCACCTCGAAGTCCATCTTTTAGATTTTGCCGGCGATCTGTATGACCGGCGTATGACGGTGGTTTTCCACCAAAAGCTGCGTGAAGAGCAGCGTTTCGCCTCTCTGGAGGCGCTTAAGACGGCGATCAATGCGGATGTCGCCGCCGCCCGTGCCCTGTCGCACCTAGCGCCAATCGCTAATGAAGAGCCTTAA
- the murJ gene encoding murein biosynthesis integral membrane protein MurJ has protein sequence MNLLKSLAAVSSITMLSRILGFVRDTLIARTFGAGMATDAFFIAFKLPNLLRRIFAEGAFSQAFVPILAEYKSQQGEEATRTFIAYVSGLLTLVLALVTALGMLAAPWVIWVTAPGFTDTPEKFELTSDLLRVTFPYILLISLSSLAGAILNTWNRFSVPAFVPTLLNVSMIIFALFLTPYFDPPVMALGWAVLVGGLAQLLYQLPHLKKIGMLVLPRLNLRDTGVWRVMKQMLPAILGVSVSQISLIINTIFASFLVAGSVSWMYYADRLMELPSGVLGVALGTILLPTLAKTYASKDRQEYSRILDWGLRLCFVLVLPCALALGILAEPLTVSLFQYGQFDAHDAAMTQRALIAYSVGLLGIIVIKVLAPGFYAQQNIRTPVKIAIFTLVVTQLFNLVLIGPLAHAGLALAISAGACLNAGLLFYQLRKQQMYQPQPGWAKFGFKLVIAVTVMSAVLLAGMHFMPAWGEGQMLERFLRLGALVVAGVVAYFGMLMLMGFRLRDFNRKALG, from the coding sequence ATGAATCTGCTTAAATCGTTGGCCGCCGTCAGCTCTATCACGATGCTTTCCCGGATTCTGGGGTTTGTTCGTGACACCCTCATTGCGCGTACATTTGGCGCGGGAATGGCGACTGACGCCTTCTTTATCGCCTTTAAGTTGCCCAATCTGCTGCGCCGGATCTTCGCTGAAGGGGCATTTTCCCAAGCCTTCGTGCCGATTCTTGCGGAATACAAAAGCCAGCAGGGCGAAGAGGCGACGCGCACGTTCATTGCCTACGTCTCGGGTTTGTTGACGCTGGTACTGGCGCTGGTCACGGCGCTGGGCATGCTTGCCGCACCGTGGGTGATCTGGGTGACGGCGCCGGGCTTCACCGATACCCCGGAAAAATTCGAGCTCACGTCCGATCTATTGCGGGTGACCTTTCCTTACATATTGCTGATTTCCCTGTCGTCATTGGCGGGCGCGATCCTCAATACCTGGAACCGTTTTTCGGTACCGGCGTTCGTGCCGACCCTGCTCAACGTCAGCATGATCATCTTTGCGCTGTTCCTGACGCCGTACTTCGATCCACCGGTGATGGCGCTGGGCTGGGCCGTATTGGTAGGCGGCCTGGCGCAATTGCTTTATCAGCTGCCGCACCTGAAAAAGATCGGCATGCTGGTGCTGCCGCGCCTGAATTTGCGCGATACCGGCGTCTGGCGGGTCATGAAACAGATGCTGCCAGCGATCCTCGGGGTCTCGGTGAGTCAGATCTCGTTGATCATCAACACCATTTTCGCCTCGTTCCTGGTCGCGGGTTCCGTGTCGTGGATGTACTACGCCGACCGCTTGATGGAGCTGCCGTCCGGCGTTCTGGGCGTGGCGTTGGGCACGATTCTGCTACCGACCCTTGCCAAAACCTATGCCAGCAAGGATCGCCAAGAGTACTCGCGCATCCTCGATTGGGGTCTGCGCCTATGCTTCGTGCTGGTACTGCCTTGCGCCCTGGCGCTGGGGATTCTCGCCGAGCCGCTGACGGTTTCGCTGTTCCAGTACGGTCAGTTCGATGCGCATGATGCGGCCATGACCCAGCGCGCGTTGATCGCGTACTCGGTCGGTTTGCTCGGGATTATCGTGATTAAAGTGCTGGCACCTGGCTTTTATGCGCAACAAAACATCCGCACGCCGGTAAAAATCGCAATATTCACCCTGGTCGTTACTCAGTTGTTCAACCTGGTGCTGATCGGCCCGCTGGCCCACGCCGGGCTCGCGCTCGCCATCAGTGCCGGGGCCTGCCTCAATGCGGGCCTGCTCTTCTATCAACTGCGCAAACAGCAGATGTACCAGCCGCAACCGGGTTGGGCGAAGTTCGGCTTCAAGCTGGTAATCGCGGTGACGGTAATGTCCGCCGTGTTGCTGGCGGGCATGCATTTCATGCCGGCCTGGGGCGAGGGACAGATGCTTGAGCGTTTCCTGCGCCTGGGCGCCTTGGTGGTTGCCGGTGTGGTGGCGTATTTCGGCATGTTAATGTTGATGGGCTTCCGCCTGCGCGACTTCAATCGCAAAGCGTTGGGCTGA
- the rpsT gene encoding 30S ribosomal protein S20: protein MANSPSAKKRAKQAEKRRSHNASLRSMVRTYIKNVVKAIDAKDAAKAQAAYVLAVPVIDRMADKGIIHKNKAARHKSRLNGHVKALNVAAAA, encoded by the coding sequence GTGGCCAACTCACCTTCCGCCAAAAAACGTGCAAAACAGGCTGAGAAGCGTCGCAGCCACAACGCCAGCCTGCGTTCCATGGTCCGTACCTACATCAAAAACGTAGTTAAGGCCATCGACGCAAAAGACGCTGCTAAAGCACAAGCTGCTTACGTTCTGGCTGTGCCAGTTATCGACCGTATGGCCGATAAAGGCATCATCCACAAGAACAAGGCTGCTCGCCATAAGAGCCGCCTGAATGGCCACGTAAAGGCCCTGAACGTTGCCGCTGCTGCCTAA
- a CDS encoding CreA family protein, which translates to MRLAKGLLGLVLAMPLLASAEEIGQVSTVFKFVGPNDRIVVEAFDDPKVEGVTCYLSRAKTGGVKGGLGLAEDRAEASIACRQVGPISFKGELKDGDEVFKERTSLVFKTMQVVRFLDKKRNTLVYLVYSDRLIEGSPQNAVTAIPILPWAHAQ; encoded by the coding sequence ATGCGTTTGGCAAAAGGATTGTTGGGGTTAGTGCTGGCGATGCCGCTGCTGGCTTCCGCCGAGGAGATTGGCCAGGTGTCGACGGTGTTCAAGTTCGTCGGGCCGAACGACCGGATCGTGGTCGAGGCGTTTGATGATCCGAAGGTCGAAGGTGTGACCTGCTACCTGTCTCGCGCCAAAACCGGTGGCGTGAAGGGTGGGTTGGGTCTGGCCGAGGATCGTGCCGAAGCTTCCATCGCTTGTCGTCAGGTCGGCCCCATCAGCTTCAAGGGTGAGCTGAAGGATGGCGATGAGGTGTTCAAGGAGCGTACGTCGCTGGTCTTCAAGACCATGCAGGTGGTGCGCTTCCTCGACAAGAAGCGCAATACGTTGGTGTATCTGGTCTACAGCGATCGCTTGATCGAAGGCAGCCCGCAGAATGCGGTGACGGCAATTCCGATTTTGCCGTGGGCGCACGCCCAATAA
- the proB gene encoding glutamate 5-kinase, translating to MRSKVTGAQRWVVKIGSALLTADGKGLDRAAMGVWVEQMVALHEAGVELVLVSSGAVAAGMSRLGWTSRPSAMHELQAAAAIGQMGLVQAWESSFAEHGRHTAQILLTHDDLSDRKRYLNARSTLRALVELKVIPVINENDTVVTDEIRFGDNDTLAALVANLVEADLLVILTDRDGMFDADPRSNPDAQLIYEARADDPALDAVAGGTGGALGRGGMQTKLRAARLAARSGAHTIIVGGRLERVLDRLKVGERIGTLLSPERGMLAARKQWLAGHLQTRGTLVLDAGAVAALSQGNKSLLPVGVKLVQGSFRRGEMVVCVAPDGREIARGLANYSALEAQKIIGQSSEAIVGLLGYMAEPELVHRDNLILV from the coding sequence ATGCGGAGCAAGGTGACAGGTGCGCAGCGATGGGTCGTGAAAATCGGCAGCGCTTTGCTGACGGCGGACGGCAAAGGCCTGGATCGCGCGGCAATGGGTGTCTGGGTTGAACAGATGGTGGCCCTGCATGAGGCGGGCGTTGAGCTGGTGCTGGTGTCCTCCGGGGCGGTGGCTGCCGGCATGAGCCGTCTGGGCTGGACCTCGCGACCCAGTGCGATGCACGAGCTTCAGGCTGCCGCTGCAATCGGTCAGATGGGCTTGGTGCAAGCCTGGGAATCGAGCTTCGCCGAGCATGGCCGGCACACGGCGCAGATTCTCCTGACCCACGACGACCTGTCCGACCGCAAGCGCTACCTGAACGCCCGCAGTACCTTGCGCGCGTTGGTCGAGCTGAAAGTCATCCCGGTGATCAACGAGAACGACACCGTTGTCACCGACGAAATTCGTTTCGGCGACAACGATACGTTGGCGGCGCTGGTGGCCAACCTGGTTGAGGCGGATTTGCTGGTGATCCTGACGGATCGCGACGGCATGTTCGACGCCGATCCGCGCAGCAATCCTGATGCCCAGCTGATTTACGAAGCGCGCGCCGATGATCCGGCGCTTGATGCGGTGGCGGGTGGTACCGGTGGGGCGCTTGGGCGTGGCGGTATGCAGACCAAGTTGCGCGCTGCGCGGCTGGCGGCCCGTTCCGGTGCACATACCATCATCGTTGGCGGTCGCCTTGAGCGTGTGCTGGATCGCCTCAAGGTGGGCGAGCGCATCGGCACCTTGCTTTCGCCTGAGCGCGGCATGCTGGCGGCGCGCAAGCAGTGGTTGGCTGGTCATCTGCAAACCCGAGGCACGCTGGTGCTGGATGCGGGCGCGGTGGCGGCGCTGTCCCAAGGCAACAAGAGTTTGTTGCCGGTCGGGGTCAAGCTGGTGCAGGGCAGCTTCCGCCGCGGCGAAATGGTGGTGTGCGTGGCGCCGGACGGACGTGAGATCGCCCGTGGCCTGGCCAACTACAGTGCGCTGGAAGCACAAAAAATCATCGGTCAGTCGTCTGAGGCGATTGTCGGGTTGTTGGGGTATATGGCGGAACCGGAACTGGTTCACCGCGATAACCTGATTCTGGTCTGA